caagacAGGTATAGTAACATATCACGTTTCCTACGAATGATCCGTTAACTTAAAGATGTCTGCTGTTTGAcgtttataattaaattcattaaaaaaaataatattatgcataatttaaatattttgtagtgCGTAATTGCTAacgaaatttagttaaaattgctCTAAGACAAGTTTGAAATTGATTGCTACAAATTTAatgatttcaattaaaaaacgggataaatttcattttaaagaaccgttttattttcttcaaagcaacaaaattttgcataaaagtcTGCAATTTTAAAGAACTAAGCATCATTTCAAAGTTATAACCAACTTGTcaataaaccaaacaaaaaaattcaacaaaatgttcaaatatgtaAGGACtgaacattatttttttcttaaatagaatataaaaaaatcctttcTTTATAACAGTTGCTCATTGCTTCTCTCTTGGCCTGTGCCTATGCCGCTTCCGATGAGGTTCATGCTGAAGTCAAGGTCTTGGATTCTGATGTTCGTCCCGATGGTTTCGAATACCATTTAGAAACTTCTAATAGCATTAACACCGGTGCCAGTGGTGATGAACACGGTAATATCCATGGTCATTATGAATACACCTCACCTGAAGGTGAACACATTAAGGTGGAATATGTTGCTGATGAAAATGGTTACCAACCCAGCAGTGATGTTTTGCCTACACCCCCTCCTGTACCTGCTGCAATTGTTAAGGCTTTGGAATATTTGCGTTCTCATTCTGCTTTTGAGGAAAAACATCATTAAAGAAAAAGATATGTTATTGTTTAGcgatcattaaataaatattgaatatatgaaCTGCAATATATGCATATACGTGAGAGTTTTGTTTGTGATTTGATCCAGGCCGAAAGTCAAATCTATAAAATGTTGAAATCATGACCAATAGATAATTAaacagataaatagatagatagatagatagatagatagatagatagatagatagatagatagatagatagatagatagatagatagatagatagatagatNNNNNNNNNNNNNNNNNNNNNNNNNNNNNNNNNNNNNNNNNNNNNNNNNNNNNNNNNNNNNNNNNNNNNNNNNNNNNNNNNNNNNNNNNNNNNNNNNNNNgaactagaactgaactagaactgaactagaactgaactagaactgaactagaactgaactagaactgaactagaactgaacaaaaactgaacaagaactgaacaagaactgaactagaactgaactagaactgaacgagaactgaactagaactgaacgagaactgaacgagaactgaactagaactgaactagaactgaactagaactgaactagaactgaactagaactgaactagaactgaactagaactgaactagaactgaactagaactgaattagaactgatctgaactgaactagaactgaactgaactgaactgaactgaactgaactagaactgaactgaactagaactgaactagaactgtacaagaactgaactagaacttaactagacctgaactagacctgaactagaactgaaatagaaaagaactagaattgaatatAGTCGGAGCTATCAACaggtctatagccaagacaaAAGACAGGTATACAGAGGATTAGTTCAGCTAATCCTGTAGttcacatttaaaaatattttcctcatttcattgatttattacttacttttgttgtaaatacattttttataatcaaaTGCCAAAACACCAAAAATTGACTCATTAAATAAATTGctcaaaaataaagaatattttaaactgtttttgttGGTATTAAATTAATGcggaaaaacttttaaaataacaccATTAACAAAGACAACAGcacaatttaaaaagttttttttactatttccaTAGCTTTATTATTCCTGTATTTATTTTactcaattacaagtaattattaatttaattaaaagttttcattgttgcaaaacaaaaaaaaataaaaataaacaaaacaaaaggacAAGCAGGAATTCACGTTTCAACTTGTTTAAAATTcatagttgttgttttaaaaagataaattgaAGAAAATACTTAACAACAATGTTTTCCTCACCTCCTTGCAGATAATTAATTTgaagaaagttttaaaaacacaaatcaaCGACAATGATGAAGCCATGCAAATCGATTCACGTGAAACATCATCCACCAGTCAGGAGGCGCGTAAAAAAAGTTCTAAAGTTAAACCATCACGATCAACGGGTAAGTTtcatgcaaacaaaaaaaaaaacacaaagttaAAAATCTGTTAGACCAACATACaaccatctatctatccatccatccaatCATTCATTCAATTGTGGTGGCTAAAAGTTGtgggttttgttgttgtttagtgtTCATCCTTGTTGATTCTAtcttagttagttggttatatTTGAAGGCAACTTACTAAGTTGTATGTGTTTAGGGGGGGATGGAAAGTTACAAACAGTAATACATGACTAAACATACAAACTGTTTTCCTAAACTTGACTGACAAAGTGAGCAGCACACAGATTGAATTTATGCTTCCCTTTCCCCAACTAAATATAGCAACAATGACAGTATGAATACTAAGAATCAATGATAGTTTAAGTATTAACCCTTGTGTGGCAGAAAGGgttaagaaaattaagaatatgaaaatatattaaaaattaaaagaatgttTTTAACGCTGGTTTTTAAGATTAGGAAACAAttctaataatttataaaaaatggacCTGTCTGTTAGGCCGACCAGATTTGTGTTCTCTCTTAGTGGGTTAACATGAAGCAGTTGTGTTTAGGGTTAGCTACCCCTTTTCATTAGAAGTAGAGTTTATTCAAGCGCAATGATTTCTTTTGAACGGATTTTTTATGCagaatgtattttctttttcataataTCCCACTTTTCTCGACAAACAtggagtttaattttttttaaatcaatttaaagtcattttgaacagaagtaaaaattgtactttaaagatttttaataaagctttaaatctgtaaaaatattgaatttttaaatgctAGTTGAAAAActagatttttagtgaaaaatttaaatatttgataacaattgaattttgagtgaaatattagtaaaaaatcgttttttatgtgaaaattttcagtgaaaaataaaagtgaaaatttttagtgatatataagtaaaaagtgaaatttttagtgaaaatgtgttaaataaaattttatgttaaaaaaataaattaagtgaaaaaataaattttggtgTAAAACATTTTCCAAAGAAAGCCGATCACTCTGTGGtcaactagaaatgaactagaagcTGAACTTGTAGCTGAACGAGAACTAAACTCGattaaaattgaattagaaTTAGAGCCAGAAAATAGAAAGCAAAACATGTTCCAGAGAAAGCTGATCACTCTGTGATAgtctagaactgaaatagaagcTGAAAGAAACTAAGATTAAGGCTGAACTAGTAGCTGAACAAGATCCAAacttgaacaaaactaaaactgaactagagctagaactgaaataggaAGCGAAACATATTCCATCGAAAGCTGATCTCACAGTGATGATCTTGAATTTAACTAGTAGCTGAACGAGATCCAAAACGAAcgaaactaaaactagaactgaactagaactgaactagaactgaactagaactgaaatagaactgaactagaactgaaatagaactgaactagaactgaactagaactgaactagaacNNNNNNNNNNNNNNNNNNNNNNNNNNNNNNNNNNNNNNNNNNNNNNNNNNNNNNNNNNNNNNNNNNNNNNNNNNNNNNNNNNNNNNNNNNNNNNNNNNNNtcagttctagttcagttctagttcagttctagttcagttctagttcagttctagttcagttctagttcagttctatttcagttctatttcagttctagtttagttttagttcagttctatttataGTTCTAAATATAGTTCTGGTTCATTTCAAATCCAATTCGTAAATCACCATTAagttaaaatactttttctcaCCTCCTGTTCAATTTGTTTCTTATTATCCAATTTCTTAGATTTTTCCGCATTAGCTCTCCTTATTTGATCGACAATACAATTGGAAATGGCATCACAAGAATCAATCCAATCCTGTAAAGTTTCAGCTATTTTGGTAGTATAACCGGGTGGTATATCACGACCCTGAGCATAATCGATTTCCAAGAAACGattattttgaaacaatttgCCATGTATAATAtctgaaaaataaataagttaaaaagaaaaatacgttttaaataag
The window above is part of the Lucilia cuprina isolate Lc7/37 chromosome 6, ASM2204524v1, whole genome shotgun sequence genome. Proteins encoded here:
- the LOC111683697 gene encoding larval cuticle protein 2-like, coding for MFKYLLIASLLACAYAASDEVHAEVKVLDSDVRPDGFEYHLETSNSINTGASGDEHGNIHGHYEYTSPEGEHIKVEYVADENGYQPSSDVLPTPPPVPAAIVKALEYLRSHSAFEEKHH